A segment of the Methanothermococcus thermolithotrophicus DSM 2095 genome:
TTAAGAAAATAAATTTTGATACAGGGCAGGCAAATGCAGATTCTCCACCATCTGATAAAAAAAAGGTTCATATAGATTATTCAAAACTCAGGGACTGGGATTTTAAGTTATTGTCTCATTTTAGGCCATTTTATGCTCCATTATGTAATTTATGTTGTCTATGCACCTATGGGAAATGTGATTTATCCAAAAATAAAAAAGGAGCATGCGGTATTAATTTAGAAAAACAGCAGGCAAGAATTGTATTATTGGCATGTTGTATTGGGGCATCCACCCATGCAGCTCATGCTAGACATATTGTTGATCACATATTGGAAGAAAATCCAAATTTAAAAATAGATTATGGAAATGCCATAGATATTGTTGCACCCTTATCCACCACCATTACAGGAATCACTCCAAAAACTGTTGAGGATTTAGATAAAATATTAGTATATATTGAGAAGGAAATAACAAACCTGCTGGCAGCCACCCATACAGGTCAGGAGGGAAACCATTTGGATTTTGAATCAAAAGCACTCCATGCCGGCATGATTGATAATTTAGCATTGGAAATAGCCGAATTGGCCCAGATAAATTATTATAATTTACATAAGGGGGAGCCTAACACACCTTTAGTAGATATTGGATTAGGTGTAATAGATAATCAGAAGCCGATAATATTGTGCATTGGACATAATATAGCACCAGGGGTAGAAATTATCGACTATATTGAAGATAATGGTTTGTCTGATGATATAGAAGTATGCGGATTATGTTGCACAGCAATAGATATCAGCAGATACTCAAAAGAGTCAAAAATAGTTGGTCCAATATCAAGACAGTTGATGTTTATAAAATCAGGCGTTCCAGATGTGGTGGTTTTGGATGAACAGTGTATAAGGGCAGATATTTTAGAACTTTGTGCTGAAAAAAATATTCCTGTCATTGCAACAAGTGATAAATGCTCCTTAGGATTGCCCGACATGAGCTCTAAGGATGAAAATATTATAATTCATGAGCTCCTTTCAAAAAAATATGATGGAGCTCTTATAAAAGACATGGAGAAAGTTGGAAAGGTTGCTGTTAATCTTGCATTATTATTGAAGAAAGACCGCAAACATGAACATAAACATAAAAATAACGAGAATGACGACCTGGACATTTTTGAACTTATAAATAAATGTACAGAATGTGAATGGTGTAATAGGGTATGTCCTGCCATGCTTCCAATAAAAGAGGCCTTCATCCAAGGTAAAGCTGGAAATTTATCTTTATTTTCAGAACTTCACGG
Coding sequences within it:
- the cdhA gene encoding CO dehydrogenase/acetyl-CoA synthase complex subunit alpha; this encodes MFQLDEYKSRNFSIKGLKMDFKKINFDTGQANADSPPSDKKKVHIDYSKLRDWDFKLLSHFRPFYAPLCNLCCLCTYGKCDLSKNKKGACGINLEKQQARIVLLACCIGASTHAAHARHIVDHILEENPNLKIDYGNAIDIVAPLSTTITGITPKTVEDLDKILVYIEKEITNLLAATHTGQEGNHLDFESKALHAGMIDNLALEIAELAQINYYNLHKGEPNTPLVDIGLGVIDNQKPIILCIGHNIAPGVEIIDYIEDNGLSDDIEVCGLCCTAIDISRYSKESKIVGPISRQLMFIKSGVPDVVVLDEQCIRADILELCAEKNIPVIATSDKCSLGLPDMSSKDENIIIHELLSKKYDGALIKDMEKVGKVAVNLALLLKKDRKHEHKHKNNENDDLDIFELINKCTECEWCNRVCPAMLPIKEAFIQGKAGNLSLFSELHGRCVGCGKCMEECERNLPIIDIIRIASKDKISSERYKIRAGRGPIQDVEIRKVGAPIVLGDIPGVIALAGCSNYYNGENEIALIAEEFLKRGYIVVAAGCAAMDIGLYRDNDGKTLYEKYPGDFDKGGVLNVGPCVANAHAIGSAIKIANIFAKVPLENNFENVADYILNRVGACVIAWGAMSQKAAAIATGANRWGIPAVVGPHASKYRRLYLGESKLREITDKRTNEKVECEPAPLHLIYCAESMNECMSMVAKLCMRPNDTPKGRLIKLTHYVDIYKKYHGCLPDDLHLYIRSEREIPYEDKKEILRFLREKGWNPRKAPNEPSIL